A stretch of Salvelinus alpinus chromosome 4, SLU_Salpinus.1, whole genome shotgun sequence DNA encodes these proteins:
- the LOC139572549 gene encoding nucleolar protein 58-like, which translates to MTGTKEKREERITGTKEKREERMTGSKEKMTGSKEKMTGTKEKREERMTGNKEKREERITGTKEKREERITGTKEKREERITGTKEKREERMTGSKEKMTGSKEKMTGTKEKREERMTGTKEKREERITGTKEKREERMTGSKEKMTGSKEKMTGSKEKRG; encoded by the coding sequence atgacaggaaccaaagagaagagagaggagaggataacaGGAaccaaagagaagagagaggagaggatgacagGAAGCAAAGAGAAGATGACAGGAAGCAAAGAGAAGATGACAGGGaccaaagagaagagagaggagaggatgacaggaaacaaagagaagagagaggagaggataacaGGAaccaaagagaagagagaggagaggataacaGGAaccaaagagaagagagaggagaggataacaGGAaccaaagagaagagagaggagaggatgacagGAAGCAAAGAGAAGATGACAGGAAGCAAAGAGAAGATGACAGGAaccaaagagaagagagaggagaggatgacaggaaccaaagagaagagagaggagaggataacaGGAaccaaagagaagagagaggagaggatgacagGAAGCAAAGAGAAGATGACAGGAAGCAAAGAGAAGATGACAGGAAgcaaagagaagagaggatga